One window from the genome of Glycine soja cultivar W05 chromosome 12, ASM419377v2, whole genome shotgun sequence encodes:
- the LOC114378708 gene encoding protein ACCELERATED CELL DEATH 6-like — translation MNHNHNHLQIPIESDDSSWRQRCNRRMEELKNTQFSSQEAAASSQPVRLLLHKELVGKVMVRELYNAVEDGNVDNFVGVLNQQCRKRKLSLSDIFYQVTGAGDSLLHVAAYHKGEHIAELIAHHFPELLIRRNVRGDTPLHVAVRSKNSTIVNIILSQYAIEKSNHEEMNDKEITRETNEHGDTPLHEAIHSGDVDVIKEIFCADNDVVHYLNKSRRSPLYLAVVNGNVEILNLLLEIPFPVDLPQCLGNSPLHAALLERKSDEEEDRTVEKHLDGVYENKWDSLWSSMLRKRKDLINGILAKRPELVYLRDEDGGTPLHYAAYIGYVEGFHILLENSIDSSNQTALEGNKKGHLPIHLACKKGHVRVINDFLQHEWPINLLLNQKCQNILHVAAKNGKSKVVQYLLKNSKIDQFTINQKDNDGNTALHLASINLFPKVLYFITQDKKTDVNCSNNDGFTARDIVHLASKKQMTIRKFLANLVLKEAGALLKVNDMLSSQWQQSPRMQLSLKDLINTFLVVATLMVTVTFAAGFTVPGGVYSSDAKDPKNIGMAILADKPFFWVFTTFNMIAMYSSVIACGLMLMALIFDHKLATGATILAMCCLVLAFSTVPIAFMAAVHLVVANNYALSRTIIVIGVVYTSLILLGLFFGFFPIGIRLLLFRHVGRLVLRILIALTKYDDRPEDSLPQKENNDKDD, via the exons AtgaatcataatcataatcatttgcAAATTCCTATCGAATCAGATGACTCAAGCTGGAGACAGAGATGCAACAGGAGGATGGAGGAACTGAAGAACACACAATTCTCAAGTCAAGAGGCAGCAGCTTCTTCACAACCGGTGAGACTATTATTGCATAAGGAACTTgttggaaaagttatggttCGCGAGTTGTACAATGCTGTTGAAGATGGGAATGTGGATAACTTTGTTGGGGTTTTGAATCAACAATGCAGAAAAAGGAAACTATCTTTGTCTGATATTTTTTATCAAGTCACTGGAGCAGGTGATTCATTGCTTCACGTGGCAGCATATCATAAGGGAGAGCATATTGCTGAGCTGATTGCTCATCATTTTCCTGAGCTTCTTATTAGGAGAAACGTAAGAGGAGATACTCCACTTCATGTTGCTGTGAGGTCCAAGAACTCTACTATAGTCAACATCATTCTCTCACAATATGCCATAGAGAAGTCAAACCATGAAGAGATGAATGATAAAGAGATAACAAGAGAAACAAATGAACATGGGGATACTCCTTTGCACGAGGCTATCCACAGTGGGGATGTTGATGTGATAAAGGAGATTTTTTGTGCAGATAACGATGTGGTTCATTATTTGAACAAGTCAAGGCGATCACCACTGTATTTGGCAGTAGTGAATGGGAATGTGGAAATTCTGAATCTTCTATTGGAAATTCCATTCCCTGTGGATCTTCCACAGTGCCTTGGAAACTCTCCACTCCATGCAGCCCTGTTAGAACGGAAATCTG ACGAAGAGGAAGACCGAACCGTGGAGAAACACTTAGATGGAGTATATGAGAACAAGTGGGACTCCCTCTGGAGTAGCATGTTGAGAAAGAGGAAAG ATCTAATAAATGGGATACTAGCAAAAAGACCAGAACTAGTTTACTTAAGAGATGAAGATGGAGGTACTCCCCTTCATTATGCAGCTTATATCGGTTATGTTGAGGGATTTCATATACTCTTAGAAAATTCAATTGATAGTTCAAATCAAACTGCCTTGGAAGGGAACAAAAAGGGTCATCTTCCTATTCACCTTGCTTGCAAAAAGGGTCATGTTAGGGTGATAAATGATTTTCTTCAACATGAATGGCCTATTAATCTTCTCCTCAACCAAAAATGTCAAAACATTCTTCATGTTGCAGCGAAAAATGGAAAAAGTAAAGTGGTACAATACCTATTGAAAAATTCGAAGATCGACCAATTTACTATAAACCAGAAAGACAATGATGGAAACACTGCATTGCATTTGGCTTCAATAAATTTGTTTCCTAAAGTTTTGTActtcatcactcaagataagaAGACTGATGTTAACTGCTCGAATAACGACGGCTTTACGGCTCGGGATATCGTTCATCTAGCTTCGAAAAAGCAAATGACAATTCGAAAG TTCCTTGCTAATCTAGTATTAAAAGAAGCTGGTGCCCTCCTAAAAGTAAATGATATGTTGAGTTCTCAATGGCAACAATCGCCCAGAATGCAATTGAGCTTAAAAGATCTCATCAACACATTTTTAGTTGTGGCAACGTTGATGGTCACTGTGACATTTGCTGCTGGTTTCACTGTGCCTGGAGGCGTATATAGTTCAGATGCTAAAGACCCAAAAAATATAGGGATGGCAATTTTGGCTGATAAACCATTTTTTTGGGTATTCACCACCTTCAACATGATAGCTATGTATAGCTCTGTTATTGCATGTGGACTCATGTTGATGGCACTGATTTTTGATCATAAATTGGCAACAGGAGCAACTATCCTTGCAATGTGTTGTTTGGTTCTTGCCTTTTCAACCGTACCAATTGCATTTATGGCTGCAGTACATCTAGTTGTGGCCAACAACTATGCTCTTTCCCGTACTATTATTGTCATTGGAGTTGTGTACACTTCCCTCATCTTGTTGggtttattttttggattttttccaaTTGGAATTCGCCTTCTTCTATTTCGTCATGTTGGTAGACTCGTTCTTCGGATTCTAATTGCATTGACAAAATATGATGATAGGCCTGAAGATTCATTGCCtcagaaagaaaacaatgacAAGGATGATTAA